AATTGAGCTTTCTTAGTTTGGAGTTTTAGGCCTAGTAATTGATAGAGTTCGTCCCCGAGATTTAATTTGAAATGCTCTAGATGTTCCAAATTTGTTTCAGGTTTTATTGATGTTAGTGGGAGTATCGTCACAACGGAGTTTCTACGTGAGTCACTAGTATTTAAAACAATTCCATAGTGAGGACCACCGTACTCTTGGCCAAGGTTGAAACCGAGATTGGCGCTAACAATGCTCCCTCTTTGTAATGCAGGCAGCCGTTTAGATTGGAATTTATTTTCAAATTTAAGAAAATTTGTCCAATCTCTTATCCAAGTTATTATTTTAGTAGCTTTTGAACTTTCTCCTTTGGATATTAAACTGGTCAGATACTTATCTAATGCGGTCAATACTTCTTTTTTGAAATGGGTGACCTCTTTATTTGTCATTTGTTTTACCATGTTTCCTCCTATCCCCTATAAATATCCACCACTTCACCGATGGTGCGCATGTCTTCGGTGAAGGGGATGTTGTCATAGTCTGGGTTCAGTGACTGTAGATGGTCGCTTTTTAGTTTCTTGACGTAGTTTTCGCCGTCAACTTGGAAAATTCCGATTTTGTTTAGATCTACCTGGTCCTTGAGTTTGATAAAGAGGAAGTCGCCGTTTTTGATTTTGGGTTCCATGGAGTGGCCAACGACGACTGCGACGGTGTCGTACTTGCTTTCGTCCGGAATGTCGTCTGCGTAGAAGTCCACCATGGTGTCGTAGTCATCTTCTTGCCAGTAGCCTGTCCCTGCGGACACCTTGCCTGGTACGGGTAGGCTGATACGCTTCCTAGCGTCGTATTCTGCCCGTTTTTCTGATATGTCAATGACTTTTCCTTGCTCTTCGGCTAGAAGCGTCTCAGAGGTCGCTAGGAGCTTATTCTTGCGTGTGTTGTTGAGCTTGTCATAGTTAGATAGCAGAATAGTCTTACGTGGGTCGAAGTTGGGAAGAGGGATGGAAGAAGAAGGGATTGTGGATTTAAACCGTGGGTCTATATCTGATTTCTTCAATCCAAAATAATCTGCGATTTTTTGGACGTTACCAGGAATTGGCAATGATGTTCCTTTCACATACCCTGTTAATGTACTCGGCGGAATACCCGTCCCCCTTGATAAATCGATTTGTTTTTTATTCTGTTCCGTCAGATATCTATTGATGTTAGCAGAAATCACGCTCATCAATTCAATTTCTTGCGGTGTTAATTTTCCTCTACCGCGAACCATAACATTATCTCCTTTTTTATCTTTACTATATAATATCGAATTATTTCGTAATTGTAAAATAAAAATACAAAATTTTTTCGACTTTTTTCGTAAAAACTGTTGACATACGATTTAATTCGTAGTATAATCTAATCAAGGTTAAGGAATTAACCGAATCAAAACAGGAGGAAAAGCAAATGGTGGACATACTAAAAAGCCTAGCTGATAACGATTTAGCAATCCCGATTATCATTCTAGGCTTAGTAAGAGAAGCTCGCTTATGGCACAAACAAGTGCTTGAGCACAAGCGGAACTTACAAAACAAAAAGTAAGAGCAAGGGGCGAAAGCCCCAACCTCTTATTTGAAGTATACCACCATTTGCCAAAGAATGCAATGATCTATTGGTTAGCTGGTTTGTTGGTTCTATCGTTTGTGATACGGCAGATTGTGAAGTGGAGGAAGAAGAAATAAAGGAGGAAGAGATGAAACCGAAGCGTTATCCGTATAGCGGGCGAATAAAAAAGCAACCTGAAGAACAGATTGCTTTTGAAATATCGAAGTTGCAAGTCATACTATCCCAACTTTCTGATAATCTTAATTATTTTTACTCGAAAGTTAAATAGCCGTTTCCTTCATCTGTGACATGGTAACCAGATTTTCTTGCTTCTTCAATAATCTCGTCTTTGGACATGTTGTAGTTATGGTAGTTTATCGACGCTTTAGGATGATCATGTTGGGTAGTAAAAATCATAGTTAAGTAGGAATCTAATTCCTCCCAACTATATTTTTTACTAGCGGTTGGTTTTGGATTTAATTTGTTCATACCTATCTCCTTTCTATCAAAATTTCATGAATAAAAGATGTTGGGTTATTCATGAGAATATTATAGCACAAATTACTAGATATAGTATTACAAATATCTTACATTACTATATCTAGTGATTTACAAGGAGGATATTATGTGGGAAAAACTACAAAAAATATTGGTAGAACGAGGGCTGACAGTCGTTGACTTGGCAAAAATGGCAGGTATTCCAAAGACAAGCATATATAATGTCAAGCATCACGATATTGGTTTCAAAAAAATGGAAAAAATCGCTGACGCTTTGGATGTCAGCCTAGATGAATTTAGAAAGGGGTGAGGGGTATTGAAATGGTCTTTAAAAGCATTGCGTGTCAATGCTGGTCTTACTGCCAAAGAGGTAGCTGATATGGTCGGCATCCACCAGCAAACGCTTTTGAAATACGAAAATGATAGCAGTCGAATTAGAGCGGACTTACTTGCTCAATTAGCTGAATTTTACAAAGTTGCACAAGACGATATTTTTTTGGGAACGAATTACGAATTAAAACGTAATTTTGTAAACCAACCAAACTAGAAAGGGGCTAACATGTCAAAACAAAGATACGGTCGCCCAAGTACAGGGCAGAAAGGGAATAACCGTCCTACTGTGGTCATTAGTCGTGAGAACTACGACGAGGTTGATAACTTGTCGCTTGGTACAGGAATGAGCCGTAGTGCTATTATTGATTATTTTATCAGTGAAGGCTTGAAACGTGCTCGTATTGAAGAAGTCATCATCAAGACTAAGCGTCTAGTTCTTGAGGGCTAGAAAGGAGACGATTATGAGACCGAATCGAATTTTTCATGGAAACGAAAAACCAACAAACGCAGTAGAGGGCGATTGTTGGTATAGAGATGGAGAATTATTGGTGTTTAAGAACGATTGGGAACGTTGCGTAGACATCGACGAAGCCATCGTGAATAACACTCAATAATTCATTGCCGTCAGCAAAGAGCATTTTTGTCACTTCAGCACCTTTGATAGAGATGATTTCTCTACCTTCAGCAGACGGTGTTGAGTAGGACACATTGTCGCTTTGCTTGAATCGAACATGGAAGTAGTTAGGTTCCATGTGATTCACCTCCTTTCTGTGTTGATATATCGATTATAGCACAGGGAGGAGAACCGACCAAACTAGAAAGGAGAAGGGGATGAACGAACTAGAAAGAACAGCCCTCAATGAAATACTGAGGACTGTGACGTATATTGCGGAGAAGGTGGATGAACTTGGCGCTAAGATTTCTTCGAGCGACTCACAAGTTCTTGAGCATCAAGAAAATTGAGCTTCATTTCCATGTAGTGAATAACTCCGTGAAGGTAATTTTTGAGATGAGAAAAATCTTTATCAGGATTATTTCTATAGTAATGACCTTCGTCATTACCAATATAAGCAGATGCTAGTGCAAATGTTTTAAGATCATCATCCTTGATATATTTTTCGATAACCTGTTTTAACGGCATTTTAATGATTTTATCTTCGTCATCAGGATTTGTGACAATAGAGAAATCTTTAACGAAAAACTCAAGCGCCTTTCGATATCCGATGCCTGCGATGTGGTCGAGCTGTTCATGTTCTGCTTTTAGAGCTTGAACATAGATTTGTTTTCCAATTGGAGAAACTAACTCTACATCGTCAGATATAGGTATGTCACTTGGGAGGCTAGGGGTAACATTAAGATGTTCGACTATGTAGTCATTTGAAGTGTAGGTTGCAATAAACTCTTCATTCCAAAAGTGAAGACACCCTAAACATCTAAAAGTAGCTACTACACTATTCGCTGTATTATTTAGTTCGAAGTAAGTGGAATTTACTAAATGGGGATTGGTTGGCTTTTTGCAATTAGGACAAAAGTCGTCAATCTCAACAGTTTTCTTTAATGAAGATGCAATACTTATTTTAGTTAGCATAATTTACCTCACGTTTTTATTTTTATTATAGCAAATTTAGAAAGGAGTGAGAATATGGATAAATTGGATTCGATAATAAAAAAACTCCAAACTATTGAAGATTTGGAGAAAAATAAAGATATTTTATTAGAGTGTTCGGCAGAACTTATCTCGCTATTTAATCATCAGTCATGTCAATGACATTTGAATTTGGAGAAATACTGTTTTTGATTGAATCAATTGTGCGTTGGGCTAAGGAGTAAAACAATATGTTGTGGAAAAATATCGAACGAATTTTGGCTGAAAAAAATTTTTCGGTTTATAGGCTAGCATTGAATGCAGGACTTGATCCAGCAATGCTTTATCGACTTCGTGACGGAAAGGTTAAAGATTTGCACTTTGAAACAGTAAAAAAAATCGCCAAAGCTCTTGATGTGAGTCTGGACGAATTAGCAAAAAGCTAATAAAAATAGCCCCATGACAAAGGTCAGGAGCTTACAAAAAATTTCTAACAAAATTATATCACAGAAAGGAATGAATGGCTATGCCAAAAGCAGAATTAGTTTACA
The nucleotide sequence above comes from Streptococcus sp. 29887. Encoded proteins:
- a CDS encoding helix-turn-helix domain-containing protein, yielding MLWKNIERILAEKNFSVYRLALNAGLDPAMLYRLRDGKVKDLHFETVKKIAKALDVSLDELAKS
- a CDS encoding helix-turn-helix domain-containing protein, with translation MWEKLQKILVERGLTVVDLAKMAGIPKTSIYNVKHHDIGFKKMEKIADALDVSLDEFRKG
- a CDS encoding helix-turn-helix transcriptional regulator; translation: MKWSLKALRVNAGLTAKEVADMVGIHQQTLLKYENDSSRIRADLLAQLAEFYKVAQDDIFLGTNYELKRNFVNQPN
- a CDS encoding antitoxin translates to MSKQRYGRPSTGQKGNNRPTVVISRENYDEVDNLSLGTGMSRSAIIDYFISEGLKRARIEEVIIKTKRLVLEG
- a CDS encoding XRE family transcriptional regulator, whose amino-acid sequence is MVRGRGKLTPQEIELMSVISANINRYLTEQNKKQIDLSRGTGIPPSTLTGYVKGTSLPIPGNVQKIADYFGLKKSDIDPRFKSTIPSSSIPLPNFDPRKTILLSNYDKLNNTRKNKLLATSETLLAEEQGKVIDISEKRAEYDARKRISLPVPGKVSAGTGYWQEDDYDTMVDFYADDIPDESKYDTVAVVVGHSMEPKIKNGDFLFIKLKDQVDLNKIGIFQVDGENYVKKLKSDHLQSLNPDYDNIPFTEDMRTIGEVVDIYRG
- a CDS encoding type II toxin-antitoxin system PemK/MazF family toxin; this translates as MVKQMTNKEVTHFKKEVLTALDKYLTSLISKGESSKATKIITWIRDWTNFLKFENKFQSKRLPALQRGSIVSANLGFNLGQEYGGPHYGIVLNTSDSRRNSVVTILPLTSIKPETNLEHLEHFKLNLGDELYQLLGLKLQTKKAQLTEKQAESNRQYSDIIERLSKLEQSLLVEFEEYSSDPITLAKRSQAILSDMDGITKDKESFEQLIDELDKEEENLKNIARQVLKMKKGSIALLNQVTTISKMRIFDPKNQTSVLYDIVLSKETMDRIDVALKNYIIK